The nucleotide sequence CATTAAAGTAAGAGCTAAACGTTCCGCACCACCTGATACCTTAAGAATTTCCCCAAACATCGCTCCAACACCGATAATGACAGCTATTTCCCCAACGGTTCCACCCATTCCATCTTGTACTGCTGTAAAAATTTCCCCAGGGCTCATGCCAGCCAGTAAACCAACCACATAACTAACAGCGATTAATGCAATGAACGCTTGTAGCTTAACACGGATGACTAAAAACAATAAAAGTGCAACACCAAAAACAGCAAGTAACGTCAATCCTAAAGTTGATGTCATTCTGCTTTCCTCCTCTAACAAAGTTAAACCTACATTCGCAAGCCAAGGCAAAGAGTTTTCAGTACTCCGATACAACACTCATCGGATCAGGTATCTCATATACCCTATAAAGCATGGCAGCTTACAACTATATATGTATGTGGTTAACATTTTTGTCAGAATAGGACTACCTGCGTGTTTTTTCTTAAGGGATGGTTAAAATTAGTTCGTATTTAACCAATAAAAATAAACACTTTTCAACAGTTGAAAGATGTGACACGGCTGATTTCTGCAACTTATGATATGATTTCCTTAGATTAACAAACAGAAGGTGGAACCCACATTGAATACGAAAAAAGTCTTTCCCGTACTTGTTGCGGTTATGTTTCTTGTTATGGTTGGCTTCGGAATTATTATTCCTGTACTTCCTTTTTATGCAGAGGAGCTTGGTGCATCACCAACCGAGCTTGGTTTATTAATGTCTATATATTCTTTGATGCAACTTATATTCGCTCCAATGTGGGGTCGTCTTTCGGATCGGATTGGTCGTAAGCCTATCATGATGATCGGCATTTTTGGACTTGCTCTATCTTTTTTCATCATGGCACTGTCCACAAACCTATGGATGCTATTTGTTGCCAGAATCATTGGAGGCATATTGTCAGCAGCTAACATGCCAACCGTCATGGCTTATGTTGCGGATATCACAACAGAGGAAGATCGCGGTAAGGGGATGGGATTGATCGGGGCCGCTACTGGTCTTGGATTTATTTTTGGTCCGGCTATTGGTGGAGGGTTTACAAATATTAATTTACATACCCCTTTCTATATCGCCGGCATCTCATCTATAGTCACTTTTTTCTTAGTTTTATTTGTCCTAAAAGAATCCTTAGCGGTTTCACATAACAAAATCGATAAAGGTAAAGCCTCCTTAAAAGAGGTGTTACGCGGACCTTTATCCATGTTGTATTTCCTACAATTCTTTGTCTCTTTGTCCCTATCTGGCTTGGAGGCTACTTTTGCTTATTTCTCTGCGAAACAAGCAGGACTAGATTCGGTTACATTAGGCTATATTTTTATGATTATGGGGCTTGCAAGTGCGGGCGTACAAGGCTCTATGGGGAAACTGACTAAAAAGTATGGGGAAGCTAAGATTATCCAAGCTGGAATTCTAGTTTCTGCTATCGGTTTCGGACTAATTCTTTTCACGCAGAACTTTACAACTGCAGCTATTTTCCTAGCAATATTCGGTGTTGGGAATGGTGTCATTCGCCCAAGTGTTTCTTCTTTATTAACAAAACTGTCTAAGTCCGGACATGGAAGTGCCACTGGCTATTTATCTTCCTTCGACTCTCTCGGAAGAATAATAGGACCTATATTAGGAGGCTGGCTTTACTCCTTCACTATAGGTCTGCCTTATGTCACTGGCATTCTATTATCCCTGATCGCCTTAATCCTATTCCGGATCTATGTAGTGAGATCCAATCAGCAGCTTGATCATTAACAGTGCGAATGGGCTTGCCAATTAAGGAAAAGGACGGATAACTTTTGCTTTGAAAATCTATTACAAAGACAATATTTGAATAATCGTCTTTAAAACCCCATCTTCTTCATTGGATCGGGTAATATAATTCGCCGCTTCTTTTAATTCATCAACTGCATTGCGGACCGCAAAGCTGTATGTAGCACGATCCATGAGTTCTAAATCATTGTAACCATCTCCGAATACCATTGTTTCTTCGGGAGTAACATGTAATAGCTTTTGTAAGTGTTCAACAGTTGTACCCTTATGAACATTAGCATTAGCTATATCTATCCATGCCGCCTCCGAAGCAACAATATAAGCGGATTCAAAAAACGGAGATAATCTTTCCCTGGTTTCCATACACCTTAATAATGGGTCGTGAATGGTAATCTTAACAAAGTCATCTTTTATTTCATTGAAATCCGATACTTGTCTAACCTGTGCATAGGACCTCCTGACAATAGCCGCTTCTTCAGTGGGTGTCGTATCTTTTATGACAGCACCCGTTCTAGTACAGGCAATAATCGTATGTTCGAGGCTTATTTCCTCAAGCATATGGATAATTTTCAATCCTAATTTATTACGAAGCAAAGATTCGTAAACAAATTCTCCATTATGCTTGATTCGAGTTGCACTATCCCCTAAAATCCATAAATCATCTGCATCCTCACCAAATAACTCTTCTACCCGTTCACATTGCTTAACCAGTAACCGGAGCAAAAACAACTCCTTTTTCTTTCATTAACCTTTTTACATCCTTGTAAAGTTCCCTGTTGAAATCTCCGTTATTATTCAAGAACGTTCCGTCCATATCCGTTAGCACCAATTTAATCATAATGTCTCCCCCTCGTATAAAAGATCTCTTTATTAACTTAATTGTATCTGCATGGAGTAAGACAGTACATTGTTCAGAAGATTTTAGTTAAGATTTACACAATAGGGAGTTTGTTACATACATGTAACAACACGTTTCTCAAATCTCCTTGCTGTATTGGAAAAGAGTTTAACAAGGTATTATTTATGAAAAAACACTCCGGTGATTTACGGAGTGTCTTATTAGAAATGGTACTTCATTCTTTGCATGGTACCCTACTTAAAATCCCCTAACTTAATCTACAACATCAATATTTCCTTAATATCCTCTTCGGTAAGCGTAGACCGCGAATTTTCTTTAGCACCAATAACTTCCTCCATTAAATCTCTCTTTTTCACTTGCAATTGATTCATTTTTTCCTCAATTGTACCGCGGGCCACAAGCTTAATCACCTCAACAACATTCGCTTGACCAATTCGATGAGCACGATCAGCTGCCTGTTGCTCAACAGCTGGGTTCCACCAAATGTCGTATAGGATAACGGTATCAGCACCCGTTAGATTAAGGCCTGTACCACCTGCTTTTAAGGAGATGAGGAATAAATCACGTTCACCAGCATTAAAACGATTGCATATTTCCACTCGTTCTTCTGATGGGGTTTGTCCATCAAGGTAGAAAAAAGGTAGCCCTTGAATAGCTAAATCTTTCCCAATAATCTTAAGCATTTTCGTAAACTGTGAAAAAATTAACACCCTTCTTCCAGAAAGCCTTGATTCCTCTATAATCCGCATCAGTTGTTCAAATTTAGCTGAGCTTCCTTTATAGCCATCAACAAACAAGGCTGGGTGACAACAAATCTGCCGTAATCGAGTCAAGCCAGCAAGAATCCTAATACGATTTTTTCGGAGAGTATCTCTATCCAGATGCTTTAACGTATCGTGTTTAAGCTTCGACAAATAGGCGGCATATAACTTCTTCTGTTCAGGAAGCAACTCCATGGATTCGGTTAATTCTCTTTTTCCAGGAAGCTCTGCTAGTACATTTTCTTTTAACCTACGAAGTAAAAAAGGACGTGCCCTGCGTGCAATCTTTTCCCTTGGGAGGTCACTATATTCCTTTAACCCAAGGAAAAGCTCAGGAAACACAACATGGAATATAGACCAAAGCTCCTCCAACGAATTCTCTACAGGCGTACCAGTGAGAGCAAATCGGTAATCTGCTTGTATCTTTTTTACTGCTCTTGCTGTTTGTGTAAAAGGGTTCTTAAAGGCTTGCGCCTCATCAAAAAACGCAGTGTGAAAGGACTGTTTTTCGTACCATTGTATGTCACTGCGTAACATGGGATAGGAGGTAATGACGACATCCTTATCCATTACATCTTTCCGTATTTTAGACCGTTTATCTTTATTCCCATCCACAACAATTGCTTGTATCTCTGGGGTGAATTTCTTACATTCACTAAGCCAGTTATACGTCAAAGACGCTGGGCAAACAATGAGAACTGGGCGTTTCCTTTCGCGGATATTGGGAAGTTCCGAAAGAATGAACGCAATACTTTGTAGCGTTTTCCCTAACCCCATATCATCCGCTAGAATTCCTCCAAATCCATAGCTAGCCATTGTTTTCATCCATCTGTACCCATGTTTTTGATAGTCTCGCAATATGGAATCTAAGCTTTTTGGAACTGCGAATGCCCTTTCATCTGGACTTTTAAGTTTCTCAAGGAAATGCCGGAACGATTCCTCTATGGTGAACGTACTACTATCATCAACAGAATCCAGAAGCCGAAGCCCCCTGACAATCGGTACGTCAAATCCACTTTCCAGGTCTTCATCCTGTACAGGAGCTGCATGCAAAAAACGCCTGATTTCTTCAAATTCTCTCGTCTCCAGGGACAAAAGTGATCCATTCCGCAAACGGTAGTACTTCCGTTTCTCCTCTAGTTCCTTTAGAATCTCCCGTATTTCTTTTTCAGGAATACCATCCATCTCAAACTTGAATTCCAACCAATCGGTCCGTTCCTTTTTATACTTTATCCGGATTTTCGGGAAAGCTTTGTCTCTGACAACCCGATTTCTGACTGCTGTAGTTGCATATATTTGTACAAGCTTTTGGAGCATCGGAGTGACATGTTGCAAAAACTCATATTCCAATTCTTCATTATGCAAAAAGTACCCTTCATCTGTTTTGGTAAACGAGCTATCATCCATTAGCTTTAGGATCTCGTTTTCCTTTCCCACATCCCTTATCACGATATATTTATTTTGGATTTCCCGACTTTCTAAGGGATTGATCACAATATTTCCATAGTGAAATTCCAGTCCGGCAAGTAGGCGATTTTTCACCCGGTCCAAATATAGCTTGGCAGATAGTGGTGTCTTCTCAAGCCGTTGCGTCATACCTTCCGATAGTCGGACATCTCCCAGCTTCCTCAACCCTGGAACTACCTTTTCCATAAAAAAATTCATTTGGTCACGTGGAATCGGAATTTGATTCGTTCCTGAATCGTCTAACATCTGTTTCAGTTCGGAGAGACGCTTATTTTCCTCATCTCTCAACTGGATCAATTTCCCATCATATAGAACGACTTTATACGAATTCAACACAACCATCCGATTTATTCCTTTAATCTTCACTTTATAGTCTCCACTTGCTGTTTCTGCAAAGTCAAACTGAAGTGGAAGCTCTTCTTCCAAAAAATGAAAACCTTCGAACGTATTCCCGTCATACTCCATCCTTACCAACGGCGCTCGTGTAAGTAAAGGGATAAGCCGCTCTCCAGAAGAAGGGGGAATAAGTAACAGATGGTTATCGATTGTGTAGTCAAAGCTATCCGGTAACGAGTCCACATACATTTCTTCATCATGGATCACTGGAATAAGCCGCTGAATAACCGCATCCGTTTCTTTTGGAAAGCAATGAAGAGCAGGGTCATAGGTGAATGATGGGGACAATGTGCATAAATTTCCTGTTTTTACTTGCCTCAGGAAGTCCCTTATATTTTTAATTTTTATAGGACCAATGGTCATTTCTATTCCAAGAAGATACTGTTTCCCGTCTACGGAGACGGGTTTACATGTAAACACTAAATCAAGCACTTGCCGATTTTCAAAGTGAAGCTGGTGGCCGCTTGAACGGGTACGTTGATTATTGAAAATAGACATCAGACCTTCAGTTAGAGCTTGATTTGCTGAAGCATTTGTATGAACGATAGGAATAGTATTATGACGCTGGTGATCGTATATAGCCAGTAAAACTGCCGCAATATGTTGACAATCGTTTTTAACGGAAACTAACGTTGGGCAGGTGCAATTTGTGCGAAAGCCACCGTTAGAATCTTTTTCTATCGTGACAAGTATATCCTGCAGTCCAGTAATTGTTGCACTACAACGATCAGGACTGTAATCTTCAAATGTTACTTTATTAGCACGATAAAAAGAGTCACCTTTTTTGAAGGAGACTGTACCGCACATTTCTTTAATGATTTTTTGATTTAATGTAATATCCAAGTGCTTTGCTCCTTCCTAAGGAAACTCGCTTTGTTTTCAATGATAATTCTATGTTTAGCTCCAATTGATACTCTGAACCAATACTAGTATAGAGGAGGTTTTGCATAAACCATTATAGTGATTACGATCTTAATTATAAGGGGATAAAATTTTTACAGCAATTTTTGTTATATCGCGACTACTTATGGTGCGTTCCCAAAGATGCATATATCTCTCCTTTTGTGTGTACTTCCAATAGACCATTCAAGTCTTCAACTTTATTTTAATCTCTTATTATTCCATAAGAATATTCGTAATCCATCAATATCCATTGACCTTCAAGAAATAAACATATAGAATTCTTTACATCTTTTCAAAAAAATGAGGGTACAGTATGAAAAATGTATTATTTAGGAAAAAGAATCTCGAGGAATTATTAGAAAGAAGAGGAGATATCCAGCTACGACAATCGTTAGGAGCATTTGATCTAATCCTCCTTGGAGTAGGTGCCATTGTCGGAACAGGTATATTCATTCTTCCTGGGACAGTAGCTGCCGAGCACGCTGGACCATCAATAGTTTTTTCCTTTATTATAGCTGCTATTGTCTGTGCATTAGCCGCTATGTGTTATTCAGAGTTTTCTTCATCCATACCAGTAACGGGTAGTGCATATACGTATGGATACATTGTATTTGGAGAATTAGTCGCTTGGTTAGTAGGATGGGCTTTGCTGTTAGAATATGGCTTAGCGGTTGCAGCAGTTGCAACTGGTTGGTCTGCTTATTTTAGTGCTTTGTTAGAAGGGCTTAATATTACCATTCCAAAAGCCATCTCTGGATCTTTTAATCCCGCAGATGGAACCTATGTGAATTTGCCGGCTATAGCCATTATATTTGCCATTGCATCTTTGTTAACGCTCGGAATAAAAGAATCTACGAAATTTAATACGATCATGGTATTTATTAAAGTAGGTGTAGTTTTCTTATTTATTGGAGTAGGTCTTTTTTATGTGGAGCCTGCTAATTGGCAACCATTTATGCCGTTCGGAATGGATGGTGTAATGAGTGGCGCAGCCCTTGTTTTCTTCGCTTATCTTGGGTTTGATGCTGTTTCGTCAGCTGCTGAAGAGGCAAAGAATCCACAACGCAATATGCCAATTGGAATTATTGGATCCTTATTTATTTGTACAATACTTTATGTAGCAGTTTCGCTTGTTTTGACTGGGATGGTTTCTTATACAAAGCTAAATGTGAGTGACCCGGTTAGCTATGTTATGCAGATCGTTCATCAAGATTGGG is from Radiobacillus kanasensis and encodes:
- a CDS encoding DEAD/DEAH box helicase translates to MDITLNQKIIKEMCGTVSFKKGDSFYRANKVTFEDYSPDRCSATITGLQDILVTIEKDSNGGFRTNCTCPTLVSVKNDCQHIAAVLLAIYDHQRHNTIPIVHTNASANQALTEGLMSIFNNQRTRSSGHQLHFENRQVLDLVFTCKPVSVDGKQYLLGIEMTIGPIKIKNIRDFLRQVKTGNLCTLSPSFTYDPALHCFPKETDAVIQRLIPVIHDEEMYVDSLPDSFDYTIDNHLLLIPPSSGERLIPLLTRAPLVRMEYDGNTFEGFHFLEEELPLQFDFAETASGDYKVKIKGINRMVVLNSYKVVLYDGKLIQLRDEENKRLSELKQMLDDSGTNQIPIPRDQMNFFMEKVVPGLRKLGDVRLSEGMTQRLEKTPLSAKLYLDRVKNRLLAGLEFHYGNIVINPLESREIQNKYIVIRDVGKENEILKLMDDSSFTKTDEGYFLHNEELEYEFLQHVTPMLQKLVQIYATTAVRNRVVRDKAFPKIRIKYKKERTDWLEFKFEMDGIPEKEIREILKELEEKRKYYRLRNGSLLSLETREFEEIRRFLHAAPVQDEDLESGFDVPIVRGLRLLDSVDDSSTFTIEESFRHFLEKLKSPDERAFAVPKSLDSILRDYQKHGYRWMKTMASYGFGGILADDMGLGKTLQSIAFILSELPNIRERKRPVLIVCPASLTYNWLSECKKFTPEIQAIVVDGNKDKRSKIRKDVMDKDVVITSYPMLRSDIQWYEKQSFHTAFFDEAQAFKNPFTQTARAVKKIQADYRFALTGTPVENSLEELWSIFHVVFPELFLGLKEYSDLPREKIARRARPFLLRRLKENVLAELPGKRELTESMELLPEQKKLYAAYLSKLKHDTLKHLDRDTLRKNRIRILAGLTRLRQICCHPALFVDGYKGSSAKFEQLMRIIEESRLSGRRVLIFSQFTKMLKIIGKDLAIQGLPFFYLDGQTPSEERVEICNRFNAGERDLFLISLKAGGTGLNLTGADTVILYDIWWNPAVEQQAADRAHRIGQANVVEVIKLVARGTIEEKMNQLQVKKRDLMEEVIGAKENSRSTLTEEDIKEILML
- a CDS encoding amino acid permease, with product MKNVLFRKKNLEELLERRGDIQLRQSLGAFDLILLGVGAIVGTGIFILPGTVAAEHAGPSIVFSFIIAAIVCALAAMCYSEFSSSIPVTGSAYTYGYIVFGELVAWLVGWALLLEYGLAVAAVATGWSAYFSALLEGLNITIPKAISGSFNPADGTYVNLPAIAIIFAIASLLTLGIKESTKFNTIMVFIKVGVVFLFIGVGLFYVEPANWQPFMPFGMDGVMSGAALVFFAYLGFDAVSSAAEEAKNPQRNMPIGIIGSLFICTILYVAVSLVLTGMVSYTKLNVSDPVSYVMQIVHQDWVAGVISLGAVVGMMTVILVMTYGGTRLLYAFGRDGLLPKSMYELSKKYKTPVKNTWVFATLVAFCAGFVPLSKLAELVNIGTLLAFAIVSIGVIYLRKNKSTPSNGFKVPFFPFLPICSFLLCLFLITQLSVHTWIACGIWFVFGLLFYFAYGKKHSVMNEG
- a CDS encoding MFS transporter, with the translated sequence MNTKKVFPVLVAVMFLVMVGFGIIIPVLPFYAEELGASPTELGLLMSIYSLMQLIFAPMWGRLSDRIGRKPIMMIGIFGLALSFFIMALSTNLWMLFVARIIGGILSAANMPTVMAYVADITTEEDRGKGMGLIGAATGLGFIFGPAIGGGFTNINLHTPFYIAGISSIVTFFLVLFVLKESLAVSHNKIDKGKASLKEVLRGPLSMLYFLQFFVSLSLSGLEATFAYFSAKQAGLDSVTLGYIFMIMGLASAGVQGSMGKLTKKYGEAKIIQAGILVSAIGFGLILFTQNFTTAAIFLAIFGVGNGVIRPSVSSLLTKLSKSGHGSATGYLSSFDSLGRIIGPILGGWLYSFTIGLPYVTGILLSLIALILFRIYVVRSNQQLDH